The sequence GCTTCTTTCAGTTCGGATTTGAAGCCCGCGATGAAATCCTTACCCAGATCGTCGTTCTGATAGAGAATCGCGATCTTGGCGTTTGGCATTTCCTTGGCGAGGTAACGCGCATAGGCGCGCGATTCGGTATCGTAGCTCGGCAGGCCGGTGGTGATCATCGGATATTCGTTGTAATCCGTGAAACGCGTCGCGCCGGTGACGATGAAAGCCTGCGGGATTTTCTTTGCGCCGAGATATTTTGCGATGGCAAGGTTGCTCGGTGTGCCGAGCGTCGAGAACATGAAGGCGACTTCGTCGGATTCGACCAGCTTGCGGGTCTGCTCCACCGCCTTCGGTGGGCTGTAGGCGTCGTCGAGCGCGACCAGATTGATCTTGCGCCCGTTCACACCACCCTTTTCGTTGATAAAATTGACATAGGCGATCAGCGACTTTCCGACCGCGCCCAGCGCCGATGCCGGGCCGCTGAACGGGAATACCGCGCCGACCCTGATTTCGGTTGCGGTGACGCCGGGCGTTTCGGCCATCGCGGGGGCGGGCATTTTGACCATCAGCACGATTGCCGCAGCCGCCAGTAATGCAGTTCTCCTGAGCATCGCTCTATCTCCCTTGATTTATTCATTCGCGGGGCCGTGGTTGGCCGCGCTTTTCTCAGAGCAATAGGGTTCTGATATAGAACTGTCAATGTCAATGCGGCAGATGCGCTTTCTGCTGCTCTGCAACATACAGGGCTTCCCGGTTACCTGGCTCTGGGATATAATCAATATCAAATCAGAACGAGACCTCGCGGCTCGACGACGCCGCAGGGACGGCACGGAGACGCGGGATGAGATGGGATCGCCTTGAAGACGAAGCATGTTCGATGTCGCGGACGGTGTCGGTCATCGGCGACCGCTGGACGTTGCTCATTCTGCGCGATTGTTTCCGCCGCATCCGTCGTTTCGATGAGTTCCAGTCACGTCTCGGAATCACCCGGCATCTTCTGGCCGAGCGTTTAAGGAAGCTGGTGCGTCAGGGCGTGCTGCGCCGCGTGGCCTATCAGGAAAGGCCGAAGCGCTACGAATATATCCTGACCCAGAAGGGCCTCGACCTTCATCCCGTCATGATGTCGATTGTCCACTGGGGCGACGTGCATATGGC is a genomic window of Bradyrhizobium sp. G127 containing:
- a CDS encoding helix-turn-helix domain-containing protein, with the protein product MRWDRLEDEACSMSRTVSVIGDRWTLLILRDCFRRIRRFDEFQSRLGITRHLLAERLRKLVRQGVLRRVAYQERPKRYEYILTQKGLDLHPVMMSIVHWGDVHMADERGRPVIHQHKSCGHTFDPVMTCSVCNEPLIAKEVHVHPGPGADPSKVALPSLEQQAMD